One genomic window of Scatophagus argus isolate fScaArg1 chromosome 16, fScaArg1.pri, whole genome shotgun sequence includes the following:
- the LOC124072681 gene encoding integrin alpha-3-like isoform X4: MATGVCVLLTVWISVCTASNLDTSFPVLKIGGDGSLFGLSVALHQDLKTNSYLLLIGAPRERAEPNVPANRTGGVYSCPITADQSDCSRMKLIDSDLNLSEDWIEDMWLGVSVASQDQPGGRVLACGHRFIKLYGALNLRHMVGRCYLRGNDLQFDKTDLHWQNLDQPCSHLGDVTSEVMCNMGISASITQTEIIVGSPGSYEWQGNVHISWMNPDVDFDTQRSSFPNLQRRNVYIGYSVTQALHLLSQDDETVVTGAPKDSKEDARGSVLLAVKQGDKLMIRQTLRGEQTGSYFGNAVATADLNNDGWNDLLVGAPFYFHRQQETGGAVYVFMNAGGWFDSRPSVVLRGPVGSAFGMSVTAAGDLNQDGFQDFAVGAPFHETGSVMIWSGSSKGISAEPTQVVRGSSISPGFRTFGYSLSGGRDVDGNKYPDLLVGSLDDTVALLRTRPVVHLNKTLRVSPDVVDPNSCDFCIQVEVCFSYMFTTGETHSRDNITVHFTVTADVTSLKPRLRFQGNGQSVRSGYLSMPKQQCETLRVELLSPVRDKVEPLVFSLNVSLYEKLPKKRNIVQDLKRLPVLSQTPQPMKTQIHIQKACGSDNRCHSNLQMMAQFTDEHHTPFTTHKGRQVLYYTGNMNRLFLEVNVTNTPSTSRPAEDAHNAILNISIPPVFIYSGVRTKGDDQVKCSADDSVLLCDLGNPFRSNQEVQVLIIFQPSDISLNSREIQSVLQLSTLSEQSDLFPVSVSMLVKYSLQAYLSLINPPGPASFSGHVVGESAMKRTKDVGSLLVFTFQVHISGKPLGHLGNLQVEFDWPMEVSNGKWLLYLTEIQVNGTSEPNCVPPGDIINPLNLMEHSCDLYSFFELINLILFGCQWLSLPVCSAVEGGEEEEEESGGECEGQ; the protein is encoded by the exons GCTGTTGATCGGAGCACCCAGGGAGAGGGCGGAGCCTAATGTTCCAGCGAATCGAACAGGAGGAGTGTACAGCTGTCCAATTACTGCTGACCAATCAGACTGCAGCAGGATGAAGCTCATTGACTCAG ACCTGAACCTGTCTGAGGACTGGATTGAGGACATGTGGTTGGGTGTTTCAGTAGCCAGTCAGGACCAGCCTGGGGGGAGGGTCCTG GCATGTGGTCATCGGTTCATTAAACTATACGGGGCGCTCAACCTCAGACACATGGTTGGCCGCTGTTATCTCCGTGGAAATGACCTGCAGTTTGACAAAACGGACCTGCACTGGCAGAACCTGGACCAGCCCTGCAG tcaccTGGGTGATGTCACCAGTGAGGTCATGTGTAACATGGGGATTTCGGCCTCCATCACTCAGACTGAAATCATCGTCGGTTCACCTGGAAGCTATGAGTGGCAAG GTAACGTCCACATCTCGTGGATGAATCCAGATGTTGACTTTGACACCCAGAGGAGCTCCTTCCCCAACCTGCAGCGCAGAAACGTTTATATAG gatACTCTGTCACTCAGgctcttcatcttctctccCAGGATGATGAAACCGTAGTAACAG GAGCTCCTAAGGACAGTAAAGAAGACGCTCGtggctctgtgctgctggccGTGAAGCAGGGGGACAAACTGATGATTCGGCAGACTCTGCGCGGCGAACAGACAGGCTCGTACTTTGGTAACGCCGTGGCAACCGCCGACCTCAACAACGACGG GTGGAATGACCTGCTAGTGGGCGCTCCTTTTTACTTCCATCGTCAGCAGGAGACGGGTGGGGCAGTTTATGTGTTCATGAATGCAGGAGGTTGGTTTGATTCTCGGCCCAGTGTGGTGCTGAGAGGACCAGTTGGGTCGGCGTTTGGTATGTCTGTTACTGCTGCCGGAGATCTGAACCAAGATGGCTTCCAGG acttCGCAGTGGGAGCTCCTTtccatgaaacaggaagtgtgatgATCTGGAGCGGCAGCAGCAAGGGGATCTCTGCAGAACCGACCCAG GTGGTCCGGGGAAGCAGCATCTCTCCTGGCTTCAGGACTTTCGGGTACTCTCTGTCTGGAGGACGGGATGTTGATGGGAACAAATATCCAGATCTGCTGGTCGGCTCTCTGGACGACACCGTCGCTCTACTCAG AACGCGACCAGTCGTTCACCTGAATAAAACGCTCAGAGTTTCTCCGGACGTCGTTGACCCGAACAGCTGTGACTTCTG tattCAGGTGGAGGTGTGTTTCTCCTACATGTTCACCACCGGAGAGACGCACAGCAGAGACAACATCA ctGTCCACTTCACTGTGACTGCTGATGTCACCAGTCTCAAGCCCCGACTCCGTTTCCAAGGAAACGGGCAGAGCGTGCGATCTGGTTACCTGTCGATgccaaaacaacagtgtgaGACCCTGAGAGTCGAACTGCTG AGTCCAGTGCGAGACAAAGTGGAACCTTTGGTGTTCTCCCTGAACGTCTCTCTGTATGAGAAGCTACccaagaaaagaaatattgttCAGGACCTAAAACGCCTCCCAGTGCTGAGTCAGACACCTCAACCCATGAAAACCCAG ATCCACATCCAGAAGGCCTGCGGTTCTGATAACCGTTGTCATAGTAACTTGCAGATGATGGCCCAGTTCACAGATGAGCACCACACACCCTTCACCAC GCACAAAGGCAGGCAGGTGTTGTACTACACTGGCAACATGAACCGACTGTTCCTGGAGGTGAATGTCACCAACACGCCGTCCACAAGCCGACCAGCAGAGGACGCTCACAATGCCATTCTGAACATTAGCATCCCACCAGTGTTCATATATTCTGGAGTGCGAACAAAG ggTGATGACCAGGTGAAGTGTTCTGCTGACGACAGTGTTCTCCTCTGTGATCTGGGGAACCCATTCAGAAGCAACCAGGAG GTTCAGGTGTTGATCATATTTCAGCCATCTGACATCAGTTTAAACTCCAGAGAGAttcagtctgtgctgcagctgtccac GCTTAGTGAGCAGTCGgatctgtttcctgtctctgtctccatgttGGTGAAGTATTCACTGCAGGCATATCTCTCTCT GATCAATCCACCAGGCCCCGCCTCCTTCAGTGGTCATGTGGTTGGTGAGTCGGCCATGAAGAGGACGAAGGATGTCGGCAGTCTGCTGGTCTTCACCTTCCAG GTGCACATCAGTGGGAAGCCACTGGGTCACCTAGGAAACCTGCAGGTGGAGTTTGATTGGCCAATGGAAGTGTCCAATGGGAAGTGGCTGTTGTACCTCACAGAGATCCAAGTGAACGGCACATCAGAGCCTAACTGTGTTCCGCCCGGCGACATCATCAACCCCCTCAACCTCATG GAACACTCCTGTGAtttgtacagtttttttgaGCTCATAAATTTGATCCTGTTCGGCTGTCAGTggctttcacttcctgtttgctcaGCTGTcgaaggaggagaagaagaagaggaggagtctGGAGGAGAATGTGAAGGACAATAA
- the LOC124072681 gene encoding integrin alpha-3-like isoform X1 translates to MATGVCVLLTVWISVCTASNLDTSFPVLKIGGDGSLFGLSVALHQDLKTNSYLLLIGAPRERAEPNVPANRTGGVYSCPITADQSDCSRMKLIDSDLNLSEDWIEDMWLGVSVASQDQPGGRVLACGHRFIKLYGALNLRHMVGRCYLRGNDLQFDKTDLHWQNLDQPCSHLGDVTSEVMCNMGISASITQTEIIVGSPGSYEWQGNVHISWMNPDVDFDTQRSSFPNLQRRNVYIGYSVTQALHLLSQDDETVVTGAPKDSKEDARGSVLLAVKQGDKLMIRQTLRGEQTGSYFGNAVATADLNNDGWNDLLVGAPFYFHRQQETGGAVYVFMNAGGWFDSRPSVVLRGPVGSAFGMSVTAAGDLNQDGFQDFAVGAPFHETGSVMIWSGSSKGISAEPTQVVRGSSISPGFRTFGYSLSGGRDVDGNKYPDLLVGSLDDTVALLRTRPVVHLNKTLRVSPDVVDPNSCDFCIQVEVCFSYMFTTGETHSRDNITVHFTVTADVTSLKPRLRFQGNGQSVRSGYLSMPKQQCETLRVELLSPVRDKVEPLVFSLNVSLYEKLPKKRNIVQDLKRLPVLSQTPQPMKTQIHIQKACGSDNRCHSNLQMMAQFTDEHHTPFTTHKGRQVLYYTGNMNRLFLEVNVTNTPSTSRPAEDAHNAILNISIPPVFIYSGVRTKGDDQVKCSADDSVLLCDLGNPFRSNQEVQVLIIFQPSDISLNSREIQSVLQLSTLSEQSDLFPVSVSMLVKYSLQAYLSLINPPGPASFSGHVVGESAMKRTKDVGSLLVFTFQVHISGKPLGHLGNLQVEFDWPMEVSNGKWLLYLTEIQVNGTSEPNCVPPGDIINPLNLMLSKEEKKKRRSLEENVKDNKAVQREKPLPVIHLQGQKKKSYSLDCVHGANCVTFVCPLVNMNNSATLTVRARLWNSTLIEHYSDARSVLVRGRASLKLQTNIPTINMESLSTEIEVHVYPDLGQQVDSSAPLWIIVLSVLAGVLLLALICLLLWKCGFFMRQREWQAAVLHHGRIVSKDEQQVFMDSDGFLIQDCVSSSRSRNSPKHWVTSWTETS, encoded by the exons GCTGTTGATCGGAGCACCCAGGGAGAGGGCGGAGCCTAATGTTCCAGCGAATCGAACAGGAGGAGTGTACAGCTGTCCAATTACTGCTGACCAATCAGACTGCAGCAGGATGAAGCTCATTGACTCAG ACCTGAACCTGTCTGAGGACTGGATTGAGGACATGTGGTTGGGTGTTTCAGTAGCCAGTCAGGACCAGCCTGGGGGGAGGGTCCTG GCATGTGGTCATCGGTTCATTAAACTATACGGGGCGCTCAACCTCAGACACATGGTTGGCCGCTGTTATCTCCGTGGAAATGACCTGCAGTTTGACAAAACGGACCTGCACTGGCAGAACCTGGACCAGCCCTGCAG tcaccTGGGTGATGTCACCAGTGAGGTCATGTGTAACATGGGGATTTCGGCCTCCATCACTCAGACTGAAATCATCGTCGGTTCACCTGGAAGCTATGAGTGGCAAG GTAACGTCCACATCTCGTGGATGAATCCAGATGTTGACTTTGACACCCAGAGGAGCTCCTTCCCCAACCTGCAGCGCAGAAACGTTTATATAG gatACTCTGTCACTCAGgctcttcatcttctctccCAGGATGATGAAACCGTAGTAACAG GAGCTCCTAAGGACAGTAAAGAAGACGCTCGtggctctgtgctgctggccGTGAAGCAGGGGGACAAACTGATGATTCGGCAGACTCTGCGCGGCGAACAGACAGGCTCGTACTTTGGTAACGCCGTGGCAACCGCCGACCTCAACAACGACGG GTGGAATGACCTGCTAGTGGGCGCTCCTTTTTACTTCCATCGTCAGCAGGAGACGGGTGGGGCAGTTTATGTGTTCATGAATGCAGGAGGTTGGTTTGATTCTCGGCCCAGTGTGGTGCTGAGAGGACCAGTTGGGTCGGCGTTTGGTATGTCTGTTACTGCTGCCGGAGATCTGAACCAAGATGGCTTCCAGG acttCGCAGTGGGAGCTCCTTtccatgaaacaggaagtgtgatgATCTGGAGCGGCAGCAGCAAGGGGATCTCTGCAGAACCGACCCAG GTGGTCCGGGGAAGCAGCATCTCTCCTGGCTTCAGGACTTTCGGGTACTCTCTGTCTGGAGGACGGGATGTTGATGGGAACAAATATCCAGATCTGCTGGTCGGCTCTCTGGACGACACCGTCGCTCTACTCAG AACGCGACCAGTCGTTCACCTGAATAAAACGCTCAGAGTTTCTCCGGACGTCGTTGACCCGAACAGCTGTGACTTCTG tattCAGGTGGAGGTGTGTTTCTCCTACATGTTCACCACCGGAGAGACGCACAGCAGAGACAACATCA ctGTCCACTTCACTGTGACTGCTGATGTCACCAGTCTCAAGCCCCGACTCCGTTTCCAAGGAAACGGGCAGAGCGTGCGATCTGGTTACCTGTCGATgccaaaacaacagtgtgaGACCCTGAGAGTCGAACTGCTG AGTCCAGTGCGAGACAAAGTGGAACCTTTGGTGTTCTCCCTGAACGTCTCTCTGTATGAGAAGCTACccaagaaaagaaatattgttCAGGACCTAAAACGCCTCCCAGTGCTGAGTCAGACACCTCAACCCATGAAAACCCAG ATCCACATCCAGAAGGCCTGCGGTTCTGATAACCGTTGTCATAGTAACTTGCAGATGATGGCCCAGTTCACAGATGAGCACCACACACCCTTCACCAC GCACAAAGGCAGGCAGGTGTTGTACTACACTGGCAACATGAACCGACTGTTCCTGGAGGTGAATGTCACCAACACGCCGTCCACAAGCCGACCAGCAGAGGACGCTCACAATGCCATTCTGAACATTAGCATCCCACCAGTGTTCATATATTCTGGAGTGCGAACAAAG ggTGATGACCAGGTGAAGTGTTCTGCTGACGACAGTGTTCTCCTCTGTGATCTGGGGAACCCATTCAGAAGCAACCAGGAG GTTCAGGTGTTGATCATATTTCAGCCATCTGACATCAGTTTAAACTCCAGAGAGAttcagtctgtgctgcagctgtccac GCTTAGTGAGCAGTCGgatctgtttcctgtctctgtctccatgttGGTGAAGTATTCACTGCAGGCATATCTCTCTCT GATCAATCCACCAGGCCCCGCCTCCTTCAGTGGTCATGTGGTTGGTGAGTCGGCCATGAAGAGGACGAAGGATGTCGGCAGTCTGCTGGTCTTCACCTTCCAG GTGCACATCAGTGGGAAGCCACTGGGTCACCTAGGAAACCTGCAGGTGGAGTTTGATTGGCCAATGGAAGTGTCCAATGGGAAGTGGCTGTTGTACCTCACAGAGATCCAAGTGAACGGCACATCAGAGCCTAACTGTGTTCCGCCCGGCGACATCATCAACCCCCTCAACCTCATG CTGTcgaaggaggagaagaagaagaggaggagtctGGAGGAGAATGTGAAGGACAATAAGGCggtgcagagagaaaaacctCTACCTGTCATTCACCTGCagggacagaagaagaagtccTACAGTCTG gacTGTGTGCATGGGGCGAACTGTGTGACGTTTGTCTGTCCACTGGTCAACATGAACAACTCGGCGACTCTGACTGTCAGAGCCAGACTCTGGAACTCCACGCTTATTGAG cactACAGCGATGCGAGGAGCGTGTTGGTTCGAGGCCGAGCGTCCCTGAAGCTTCAGACTAACATACCGACCATCAACATGGAGTCTCTCAGCACAGAG ATTGAAGTCCACGTCTATCCAGACCTGGGGCAGCAGGTGGACTCCAGCGCCCCCCTGTGGATCATTGTGTTGTCTGTTCTGGCTGGAGTTTTACTGCTGGCTCTCATCTGCCTGCTGCTATGGAAG tgtgGTTTCTTCATGCGTCAGAGGGAGTGGCAGGCCGCGGTGCTCCACCACGGGAGGATTGTGAGTAAAGATGAGCAGCAGGTGTTTATGGACTCTGATGGTTTCCTGATCCAAGACTGTGTCTCTTCATCCAGAAGCAGGAACTCACCCAAACACTGGGTCACCTCTTGGACTGAGACAAGCTGA
- the LOC124072681 gene encoding integrin alpha-3-like isoform X2 — MATGVCVLLTVWISVCTASNLDTSFPVLKIGGDGSLFGLSVALHQDLKTNSYLLLIGAPRERAEPNVPANRTGGVYSCPITADQSDCSRMKLIDSDLNLSEDWIEDMWLGVSVASQDQPGGRVLACGHRFIKLYGALNLRHMVGRCYLRGNDLQFDKTDLHWQNLDQPCSHLGDVTSEVMCNMGISASITQTEIIVGSPGSYEWQGNVHISWMNPDVDFDTQRSSFPNLQRRNVYIGYSVTQALHLLSQDDETVVTGAPKDSKEDARGSVLLAVKQGDKLMIRQTLRGEQTGSYFGNAVATADLNNDGWNDLLVGAPFYFHRQQETGGAVYVFMNAGGWFDSRPSVVLRGPVGSAFGMSVTAAGDLNQDGFQDFAVGAPFHETGSVMIWSGSSKGISAEPTQVVRGSSISPGFRTFGYSLSGGRDVDGNKYPDLLVGSLDDTVALLRTRPVVHLNKTLRVSPDVVDPNSCDFCIQVEVCFSYMFTTGETHSRDNITVHFTVTADVTSLKPRLRFQGNGQSVRSGYLSMPKQQCETLRVELLSPVRDKVEPLVFSLNVSLYEKLPKKRNIVQDLKRLPVLSQTPQPMKTQIHIQKACGSDNRCHSNLQMMAQFTDEHHTPFTTHKGRQVLYYTGNMNRLFLEVNVTNTPSTSRPAEDAHNAILNISIPPVFIYSGVRTKGDDQVKCSADDSVLLCDLGNPFRSNQEVQVLIIFQPSDISLNSREIQSVLQLSTLSEQSDLFPVSVSMLVKYSLQAYLSLINPPGPASFSGHVVGESAMKRTKDVGSLLVFTFQVHISGKPLGHLGNLQVEFDWPMEVSNGKWLLYLTEIQVNGTSEPNCVPPGDIINPLNLMLSKEEKKKRRSLEENVKDNKAVQREKPLPVIHLQGQKKKSYSLDCVHGANCVTFVCPLVNMNNSATLTVRARLWNSTLIEHYSDARSVLVRGRASLKLQTNIPTINMESLSTEIEVHVYPDLGQQVDSSAPLWIIVLSVLAGVLLLALICLLLWKCGFFRRASTRELYQAKTQKAHMRIQPSHDRLDEEL, encoded by the exons GCTGTTGATCGGAGCACCCAGGGAGAGGGCGGAGCCTAATGTTCCAGCGAATCGAACAGGAGGAGTGTACAGCTGTCCAATTACTGCTGACCAATCAGACTGCAGCAGGATGAAGCTCATTGACTCAG ACCTGAACCTGTCTGAGGACTGGATTGAGGACATGTGGTTGGGTGTTTCAGTAGCCAGTCAGGACCAGCCTGGGGGGAGGGTCCTG GCATGTGGTCATCGGTTCATTAAACTATACGGGGCGCTCAACCTCAGACACATGGTTGGCCGCTGTTATCTCCGTGGAAATGACCTGCAGTTTGACAAAACGGACCTGCACTGGCAGAACCTGGACCAGCCCTGCAG tcaccTGGGTGATGTCACCAGTGAGGTCATGTGTAACATGGGGATTTCGGCCTCCATCACTCAGACTGAAATCATCGTCGGTTCACCTGGAAGCTATGAGTGGCAAG GTAACGTCCACATCTCGTGGATGAATCCAGATGTTGACTTTGACACCCAGAGGAGCTCCTTCCCCAACCTGCAGCGCAGAAACGTTTATATAG gatACTCTGTCACTCAGgctcttcatcttctctccCAGGATGATGAAACCGTAGTAACAG GAGCTCCTAAGGACAGTAAAGAAGACGCTCGtggctctgtgctgctggccGTGAAGCAGGGGGACAAACTGATGATTCGGCAGACTCTGCGCGGCGAACAGACAGGCTCGTACTTTGGTAACGCCGTGGCAACCGCCGACCTCAACAACGACGG GTGGAATGACCTGCTAGTGGGCGCTCCTTTTTACTTCCATCGTCAGCAGGAGACGGGTGGGGCAGTTTATGTGTTCATGAATGCAGGAGGTTGGTTTGATTCTCGGCCCAGTGTGGTGCTGAGAGGACCAGTTGGGTCGGCGTTTGGTATGTCTGTTACTGCTGCCGGAGATCTGAACCAAGATGGCTTCCAGG acttCGCAGTGGGAGCTCCTTtccatgaaacaggaagtgtgatgATCTGGAGCGGCAGCAGCAAGGGGATCTCTGCAGAACCGACCCAG GTGGTCCGGGGAAGCAGCATCTCTCCTGGCTTCAGGACTTTCGGGTACTCTCTGTCTGGAGGACGGGATGTTGATGGGAACAAATATCCAGATCTGCTGGTCGGCTCTCTGGACGACACCGTCGCTCTACTCAG AACGCGACCAGTCGTTCACCTGAATAAAACGCTCAGAGTTTCTCCGGACGTCGTTGACCCGAACAGCTGTGACTTCTG tattCAGGTGGAGGTGTGTTTCTCCTACATGTTCACCACCGGAGAGACGCACAGCAGAGACAACATCA ctGTCCACTTCACTGTGACTGCTGATGTCACCAGTCTCAAGCCCCGACTCCGTTTCCAAGGAAACGGGCAGAGCGTGCGATCTGGTTACCTGTCGATgccaaaacaacagtgtgaGACCCTGAGAGTCGAACTGCTG AGTCCAGTGCGAGACAAAGTGGAACCTTTGGTGTTCTCCCTGAACGTCTCTCTGTATGAGAAGCTACccaagaaaagaaatattgttCAGGACCTAAAACGCCTCCCAGTGCTGAGTCAGACACCTCAACCCATGAAAACCCAG ATCCACATCCAGAAGGCCTGCGGTTCTGATAACCGTTGTCATAGTAACTTGCAGATGATGGCCCAGTTCACAGATGAGCACCACACACCCTTCACCAC GCACAAAGGCAGGCAGGTGTTGTACTACACTGGCAACATGAACCGACTGTTCCTGGAGGTGAATGTCACCAACACGCCGTCCACAAGCCGACCAGCAGAGGACGCTCACAATGCCATTCTGAACATTAGCATCCCACCAGTGTTCATATATTCTGGAGTGCGAACAAAG ggTGATGACCAGGTGAAGTGTTCTGCTGACGACAGTGTTCTCCTCTGTGATCTGGGGAACCCATTCAGAAGCAACCAGGAG GTTCAGGTGTTGATCATATTTCAGCCATCTGACATCAGTTTAAACTCCAGAGAGAttcagtctgtgctgcagctgtccac GCTTAGTGAGCAGTCGgatctgtttcctgtctctgtctccatgttGGTGAAGTATTCACTGCAGGCATATCTCTCTCT GATCAATCCACCAGGCCCCGCCTCCTTCAGTGGTCATGTGGTTGGTGAGTCGGCCATGAAGAGGACGAAGGATGTCGGCAGTCTGCTGGTCTTCACCTTCCAG GTGCACATCAGTGGGAAGCCACTGGGTCACCTAGGAAACCTGCAGGTGGAGTTTGATTGGCCAATGGAAGTGTCCAATGGGAAGTGGCTGTTGTACCTCACAGAGATCCAAGTGAACGGCACATCAGAGCCTAACTGTGTTCCGCCCGGCGACATCATCAACCCCCTCAACCTCATG CTGTcgaaggaggagaagaagaagaggaggagtctGGAGGAGAATGTGAAGGACAATAAGGCggtgcagagagaaaaacctCTACCTGTCATTCACCTGCagggacagaagaagaagtccTACAGTCTG gacTGTGTGCATGGGGCGAACTGTGTGACGTTTGTCTGTCCACTGGTCAACATGAACAACTCGGCGACTCTGACTGTCAGAGCCAGACTCTGGAACTCCACGCTTATTGAG cactACAGCGATGCGAGGAGCGTGTTGGTTCGAGGCCGAGCGTCCCTGAAGCTTCAGACTAACATACCGACCATCAACATGGAGTCTCTCAGCACAGAG ATTGAAGTCCACGTCTATCCAGACCTGGGGCAGCAGGTGGACTCCAGCGCCCCCCTGTGGATCATTGTGTTGTCTGTTCTGGCTGGAGTTTTACTGCTGGCTCTCATCTGCCTGCTGCTATGGAAG TGTGGGTTCTTCAGGAGAGCCAGCACCAGAGAGCTGTACCAGGCCAAGACCCAGAAAGCCCACATGAGGATCCAGCCGTCTCATGACAGGCTGGATGAGGAGCTCTGA